One genomic window of Sphingobacterium oryzagri includes the following:
- a CDS encoding DUF2157 domain-containing protein, whose protein sequence is MMGELFGEYFVLLEDKQSIILKKLDLTKQEKDVVEQALLHWQDNNMLDAAKVDELKASIDEKSFEWKTLARYAFWVALVSLVFSVLSLFADDALVRFVQEFYETPNIVFCLFFAGLAVLFYMLGFRNKKRNPGNTFSNETMMLAGSFSTAACIGFMGQVLDRSTSQYTLLFLLSIVIYALLSVKLQSKLIWVFTLVALGIWFATETAYHSNWGFKFWGMNYPLRFTLFGLLVTAFSIWGQPKVKALQPFQSTSYVVGLLYSMIALWCLSIFGNYASFDAWTQVRQYHILYWGVLATTLSLGLAIYGMKTKDYVSRDIGFVFFILNLYTRFVEYLWDNINRTIFFLFLAVSFWFVGRWAEKVWSKDQASRI, encoded by the coding sequence ATGATGGGTGAACTGTTTGGCGAGTATTTTGTATTATTGGAAGATAAACAGAGCATCATATTGAAAAAGCTAGACCTAACCAAACAAGAGAAAGATGTCGTGGAGCAAGCGCTACTGCATTGGCAAGATAATAATATGCTTGATGCGGCGAAGGTAGACGAGTTGAAAGCTTCCATCGATGAGAAAAGCTTCGAGTGGAAAACCCTCGCACGCTACGCTTTTTGGGTAGCCTTGGTGTCGCTCGTTTTTTCAGTACTCTCGCTATTTGCCGATGATGCACTGGTTCGCTTTGTTCAGGAGTTTTATGAAACGCCTAACATCGTCTTCTGCTTATTTTTTGCTGGCTTGGCGGTCTTGTTCTACATGCTGGGCTTCCGAAATAAGAAGCGCAACCCCGGCAATACCTTTTCTAATGAAACGATGATGCTGGCGGGCTCGTTTTCCACAGCCGCTTGTATCGGCTTTATGGGGCAGGTGCTGGATCGTAGCACCAGTCAGTATACCCTTTTATTTCTATTATCCATCGTGATCTATGCCCTGCTCTCGGTCAAACTTCAATCCAAATTGATCTGGGTTTTTACGCTAGTTGCGCTTGGCATTTGGTTTGCCACCGAAACCGCCTACCACAGTAATTGGGGTTTTAAATTTTGGGGTATGAATTATCCGTTGCGTTTTACACTTTTTGGTTTATTGGTGACCGCTTTTTCTATTTGGGGGCAACCGAAAGTGAAAGCATTGCAACCGTTCCAATCAACGAGTTACGTCGTGGGCTTATTGTACAGTATGATTGCGCTCTGGTGTCTCTCTATTTTTGGCAATTATGCCAGTTTTGATGCCTGGACGCAAGTGCGCCAGTATCATATTCTGTATTGGGGGGTGCTTGCGACCACGTTGTCGCTCGGTTTAGCCATCTATGGTATGAAAACCAAAGATTACGTATCCCGGGATATCGGTTTTGTATTCTTTATTCTGAACCTTTACACGCGCTTTGTGGAATATCTTTGGGACAATATCAACCGGACGATATTTTTCCTTTTTTTAGCAGTATCCT